The genomic window TTCAAGCTAAACATCTGGATGTTTATTCTTCTTTTGTAGGTGAAAAGTTCTTCAGGGGCTAatgctcactctctctctctcttttctcactcTTTATCTTGCTCTATTTTCCCTCTTCTTATTACCTTTCCCTGCtgattcctctctttccctctgcctgtctctgtaACCACctgtcttttcttcattcttcttttcttacGGTCTATGCATCTCTTTAGCATGTCCCGGGTGATGCTTCTGCTGCCTCTGTGCATAGCACTTATGCCAGTAAGGCAGAGTCAGGGAGTCCCactgaaagaagaggaggaatggAAATCACTAGACAATCCCAGAAACAGAGACCTGGTAAGTCAATCTCATTGTAACTCATGGGAATAGAAGCTCTGTCCACCTTGGTACATATTGCATTATGAATTCTGGTTAAGACCACTGGTAATATGTGTCAAGTAACCACTGAGGCAATGAAATTGTTCTACTAGGAGCCAACTAGTTTTTgctcttgttgattgattattctGTGACTCCAAAAgtcaattttaatgttttttcccctttcttgagTGGATTGCTCATATAAATGCAGCTAATGTATTAGATGTGTAATTTAGATttctaaaataaacacaaaatcaaGACCAGAATAGGTAATTGCTTCCTACCCAGAGTAGATTTTcctgatgataaaaaaaatgtatatacccAATGCTTCAAAGATGCaataggaaaattgaaaactgatagcatttttcattaattagcAAGCAATATTTCAATTGTAAAGTCATATGGAAAATATGCTGACCTTATataaaagatcaaatg from Sminthopsis crassicaudata isolate SCR6 chromosome 3, ASM4859323v1, whole genome shotgun sequence includes these protein-coding regions:
- the C3H2orf66 gene encoding uncharacterized protein C2orf66 homolog, with the translated sequence MHLFSMSRVMLLLPLCIALMPVRQSQGVPLKEEEEWKSLDNPRNRDLFFRTLQAYFLRRGLDLEKFPKTFYINNEKPWPPSFHSDSAFVDYEE